A window of Primulina tabacum isolate GXHZ01 chromosome 4, ASM2559414v2, whole genome shotgun sequence contains these coding sequences:
- the LOC142543265 gene encoding phytosulfokine receptor 2 — protein MGFFTLVFLAFFSCSSPSFGSPSQNCDPNDLAALKEFSGHLIKGSVNFSQSNESSCCEWEGVVCKDFVNGSGGRRVIALNLSGKGLKGVISESLCRLDLLERLDLSLNFLEGGLPLCISNLKQLGVLDLSHNMLSGSPFMAMSGLKLVRSLNLSSNMFTKNLADLGIFPNLVVFNISNNLCTGELSSKLCTFSYQIQVLDLSSNNFSGGLEGLKNCNATLRELHLDFNSFSGDLPNSLYLLSSLQHLSISSNNFSGHVSYKISKLLNLRTLILTENGFSGSLPNVFGNLTELEQFVAPSNLFSGSLPNTLAHCSKLQVLDLRNNTLRGPIGLDFSGMSKLDTLDLASNYFSGSLPESLSSCQELRILSFARNDLTGQIPEMYTNLSSLSFASLSNNSLVNLTGSLSVLRHCRNLTTLILTKNFHGEEIPGNMTGFEGLLLFALGNCGLTGRIPDWLLNCQKLQVLDLSWNHLQGSIPSWIGHMEGLFYLDLSNNSLTGAIPKGITELKSLVSVTLYFPSLNMSSGIPLFVKRNQSANGLQYNQASSFPPSILLSNNRINGSIWPEIGCLRQLHVLDLSRNNITGTIPSSISNMVNLEMLDLSFNDFHGSIPSSFNQLTFLSKFSVANNHLVGAIPTGGQFLSFPSSSFDGNPGLCGKMISPCSVNDMERQSPTQPPNARGKFVRGSIFGITISIGTGIALILAFILIRISRRNTRVPVEVVEETCQAPRFSSAFGSPKLVLFKNTDCRDLTVSDLLKLTNNFHQSNIIGCGGFGLVYKANLPNGSKVAIKRLSGDCGQMEREFQAEVEALSRAQHKNLVSLQGYCVYGNDRLLVYSYMENGSLDYWLHERVDGSSFLAWETRLKIAQGAAHGLAYLHNEPNIIHRDIKTSNILLDEKFEAHLADFGLSRLLHPHDTHVTTDLVGTLGYIPPEYSQTLTATFKGDIYSFGIVLLELITGRRPVDVCKGRNCRVLVPWMYQKKLEKKEKEIFDLSIWHKDCEKQLMEVLFVACKCIDEDPRRRPSIDEVVSLLDAIESGKS, from the coding sequence ATGGGTTTTTTTACTTTGGTGTTCTTGGCTTTTTTTTCCTGCTCCTCGCCGAGTTTTGGATCGCCTAGCCAAAACTGTGATCCAAATGATTTGGCAGCATTAAAGGAATTTTCAGGCCATTTGATCAAGGGTTCTGTAAATTTTTCGCAGTCTAACGAATCAAGTTGTTGTGAATGGGAAGGTGTTGTCTGTAAGGATTTTGTTAATGGGTCTGGAGGAAGAAGAGTGATTGCTTTAAATTTGTCTGGAAAAGGCTTGAAGGGCGTAATTTCCGAGTCCTTGTGCAGATTGGATCTATTGGAAAGGCTTGATCTTTCGCTTAATTTTCTCGAAGGTGGCCTGCCATTGTGTATATCTAATTTGAAGCAGCTGGGAGTTCTTGATCTGAGTCACAATATGTTAAGTGGATCACCGTTCATGGCTATGTCTGGGTTAAAATTAGTTCGGTCCCTCAACCTTTCTAGCAATATGTTCACCAAAAACCTAGCTGATCTTGGGATATTTCCGAATCTTGTTGTATTCAATATAAGTAATAATCTTTGTACCGGTGAACTCAGCTCCAAATTATGTACTTTCTCATACCAAATTCAGGTTCTGGATTTGTCATCTAACAATTTCTCAGGGGGGCTTGAAGGCTTGAAAAATTGCAATGCAACGCTCCGTGAGCTGCATTTGGATTTCAATTCATTTTCTGGTGACCTTCCGAATTCCTTATACTTGTTATCATCGCTGCAGCACCTTTCAAtctcttcaaataatttttcaggACACGTGAGCTATAAAATCAGTAAGCTTTTAAATCTTAGAACCTTGATTTTGACCGAGAATGGCTTCTCAGGTTCACTTCCTAATGTTTTTGGAAATTTAACTGAACTGGAGCAGTTTGTTGCACCTTCTAATCTGTTCTCTGGTTCATTACCCAACACTTTGGCACACTGCTCTAAGCTGCAGGTGCTTGATCTGCGGAACAACACTCTCCGGGGTCCCATTGGTCTTGATTTCTCAGGAATGTCTAAGCTCGATACTCTTGATCTTGCTAGTAATTATTTTTCTGGTTCCTTACCAGAATCACTATCTAGTTGCCAGGAACTAAGAATTTTGAGCTTTGCCAGGAATGATTTAACTGGACAAATCCCGGAAATGTACACAAATCTCTCCTCTCTTTCATTTGCTTCTTTGTCTAATAACAGCCTTGTGAATTTGACGGGCTCATTATCTGTCTTGAGGCATTGCAGAAATCTGACCACTCTTATACTCACTAAAAATTTTCATGGTGAGGAAATACCTGGAAACATGACTGGGTTTGAGGGCTTATTGCTTTTTGCACTGGGAAACTGTGGCCTGACTGGTAGAATCCCTGATTGGCTGTTGAATTGTCAGAAGTTGCAAGTTCTTGACTTGTCGTGGAACCATTTACAAGGCAGCATTCCTTCATGGATAGGTCATATGGAAGGCTTATTCTATTTGGACCTTTCAAATAATTCGCTAACTGGAGCAATTCCAAAAGGCATTACAGAGCTCAAGAGCCTTGTTTCTGTAACTCTTTATTTTCCGAGTCTTAATATGTCCTCTGGTATTCCACTTTTCGTCAAGAGAAACCAAAGTGCCAATGGCCTGCAGTATAATCAAGCTTCAAGTTTCCCTCCTTCCATATTGTTGAGCAATAATAGAATTAATGGATCAATTTGGCCTGAAATAGGATGCCTAAGACAGCTCCATGTGTTAGATTTGAGTAGGAATAATATAACTGGGACCATCCCGAGTTCCATTTCAAATATGGTAAACCTGGAGATGTTAGACTTGTCTTTTAACGACTTTCATGGATCTATTCCCTCATCTTTCAATCAGCTCACCTTCCTATCGAAGTTTAGTGTCGCTAATAATCATCTGGTAGGAGCAATTCCAACAGGGGGCCAGTTCCTTAGCTTTCCCAGCTCCAGCTTTGATGGTAATCCTGGACTTTGCGGAAAAATGATTTCTCCTTGTTCTGTCAATGACATGGAGCGCCAATCGCCGACTCAACCACCTAATGCACGTGGCAAGTTTGTCCGAGGCAGTATATTTGGAATAACAATCAGCATTGGCACTGGAATCGCTTTGATCTTGGCTTTTATTTTGATAAGGATATCAAGAAGAAATACTCGAGTTCCGGTCGAAGTTGTGGAGGAAACCTGCCAGGCTCCAAGATTTTCCTCTGCGTTTGGATCTCCAAAGCTGGTGCTTTTCAAGAACACAGATTGCAGAGATCTCACAGTTTCAGATTTGCTCAAGTTAACGAACAATTTTCACCAATCAAATATTATTGGCTGTGGAGGATTTGGTCTAGTTTACAAAGCTAATCTACCAAATGGCTCAAAAGTTGCTATCAAGCGACTTTCTGGAGATTGTGGGCAGATGGAACGTGAATTCCAAGCTGAAGTGGAAGCTCTGTCCAGAGCTCAGCACAAGAACCTTGTTTCTCTTCAAGGCTACTGTGTTTATGGGAACGACAGGTTGTTAGTTTATTCATATATGGAAAATGGAAGCTTGGATTATTGGTTGCACGAAAGGGTTGACGGGAGTTCGTTTCTTGCATGGGAGACAAGATTGAAAATAGCTCAAGGAGCGGCACACGGGCTGGCTTATTTGCATAATGAGCCGAATATAATCCATCGAGACATCAAAACTAGCAACATTTTGTTGGATGAGAAATTTGAGGCCCATTTGGCCGATTTTGGACTTTCAAGGCTGCTACATCCACATGATACACATGTAACAACGGATTTGGTTGGCACATTGGGATACATTCCACCCGAGTATAGTCAGACATTGACGGCAACATTCAAGGGTGACATTTACAGCTTTGGAATTGTTCTTCTTGAGCTTATCACAGGGAGACGACCTGTTGATGTTTGTAAGGGAAGGAATTGTAGAGTTTTAGTGCCGTGGATGTATCAGAAGAAGCTCGAGAAAAAAGAGAAGGAAATATTCGATTTGAGTATATGGCATAAAGATTGTGAAAAACAACTCATGGAGGTGCTGTTTGTTGCTTGTAAATGCATAGATGAAGATCCTAGAAGAAGACCGTCCATTGACGAAGTTGTTTCATTACTTGATGCAATAGAATCAGGAAAATCTTGA